Proteins encoded within one genomic window of uncultured Draconibacterium sp.:
- a CDS encoding DNA replication/repair protein RecF, translated as MHIEEISIVNFKNILEVKAEFSPKLNCFIGKNGAGKTNMLDAIYYLSFCKSFFNATDQLNINHDESFFMLNGNYSRMESKENINCGLQKGQKKQFKRNTKVYKKLQEHIGLLPLVMITPSDVNLILGGSDERRKFMDGVISQYNQTYLDDLLKYNRALMQRNNLLKQFASERYFDEELLGIWDDQLVEYGTRIHEERTRFVEKLIPVFQRYYNYISGGNEVVELVHQSDLYESDLATMLKASLQKDRVVQYTTVGIHKDDLQLRIGDYLIKKLGSQGQKKTYLVALKLAQFEFIKEISGINPILLLDDIFDKLDQHRVEQIVTAVAGEQFGQIFLTDTNREHLDTIIKKMDADYRIFKVEKGKVELVQ; from the coding sequence ATGCACATTGAAGAAATTTCAATTGTAAATTTTAAAAATATTCTGGAGGTAAAGGCTGAGTTCTCGCCAAAACTGAATTGTTTTATCGGTAAGAACGGCGCAGGGAAAACCAATATGCTCGACGCTATTTATTACCTGTCGTTTTGCAAAAGCTTTTTTAATGCTACCGATCAGCTGAATATCAATCACGATGAGAGTTTTTTTATGCTGAACGGGAATTACAGCCGAATGGAATCGAAAGAAAACATTAATTGTGGTTTGCAAAAAGGGCAGAAAAAGCAGTTTAAACGGAATACCAAGGTTTATAAAAAACTACAGGAACATATTGGATTGTTGCCTTTGGTGATGATCACGCCGTCGGATGTAAACCTGATTCTAGGGGGCAGCGACGAGCGCCGCAAATTTATGGATGGCGTAATTTCGCAATACAACCAAACTTATCTCGACGATCTGTTAAAATACAATCGGGCACTGATGCAGCGGAATAATTTGCTAAAACAGTTTGCCAGCGAACGATACTTCGATGAAGAACTGCTGGGCATTTGGGACGATCAGTTGGTGGAATACGGAACACGAATTCATGAAGAACGTACACGTTTTGTAGAAAAGCTGATTCCGGTTTTTCAACGATACTATAATTATATATCGGGAGGAAACGAAGTGGTGGAGTTGGTGCATCAATCGGATTTGTACGAATCGGATCTTGCAACAATGCTAAAAGCGTCGTTACAAAAAGACAGGGTAGTGCAGTACACAACGGTTGGAATTCATAAAGATGATTTACAGCTAAGAATTGGTGATTACCTGATAAAAAAACTGGGTTCGCAGGGACAGAAAAAAACATACCTGGTGGCATTAAAACTGGCACAATTTGAGTTTATAAAGGAGATTTCGGGCATAAATCCAATCCTTTTATTGGACGATATTTTTGATAAACTGGATCAGCACCGGGTGGAGCAAATTGTTACGGCTGTGGCTGGCGAACAGTTTGGTCAGATATTTTTGACTGACACCAATCGCGAGCATCTCGATACCATAATTAAAAAGATGGATGCCGATTATCGTATTTTTAAAGTAGAAAAAGGAAAAGTAGAACTGGTACAATGA
- a CDS encoding TolC family protein yields the protein MKTTIILFISLVMAGFAANAQTDQISASALPLLLKGESQAAEKVLSLRGVRGVSNENQVTQTLEDYFQIAAENNPGLQAQYKDFEAALQKVQQVSSLPDPMFSFGYFISPVETRVGPQRAKFSLSQMFPWFGTLEAQSDAASLMADAKYQAFLDAQNQLYYSVSEAYFPLIELNRLKAIEQENIEILQAYKTIANSKFKNGVSPMTDVLRVDIMLKDAQTNLGILNKKEKPLLVTFNNLLNRDENEAVVVQDSLTVEALPENFRRDSLLTNNPMLDAIDLKQQASEKSELVAQKQGLPKMGVGLDYTIVGKRTDMEVDDNGKNIFMPMVSVSIPIFRKKYRAAEKEAQLMQEKYSFQKEETINSLTSGYESVWFQIQQQKDLIDLYEEQILESNQTLNLLFSAYGNSGKDFEEVLRMQQQLLKYEKMKAMAETQYQTALAKLNYITAKTY from the coding sequence ATGAAAACTACGATTATATTATTCATTTCATTAGTTATGGCAGGATTTGCGGCAAATGCGCAAACCGATCAAATTTCCGCATCCGCGCTACCCCTACTCCTTAAAGGGGAAAGCCAGGCAGCGGAAAAAGTTCTCTCCTTGAGGGGAGTTAGAGGGGTGAGTAACGAGAATCAAGTTACGCAAACGCTGGAAGATTATTTCCAAATCGCTGCCGAAAATAATCCGGGGTTGCAAGCTCAATACAAGGATTTTGAGGCTGCCCTGCAAAAAGTTCAGCAGGTAAGTTCATTGCCCGATCCTATGTTTTCTTTTGGCTATTTTATTTCGCCGGTGGAAACACGCGTTGGGCCGCAACGGGCAAAATTTTCGCTAAGTCAGATGTTCCCGTGGTTTGGAACTTTGGAAGCCCAGTCTGATGCAGCTTCGCTAATGGCCGATGCAAAATACCAGGCCTTTCTCGATGCACAAAACCAGCTTTATTACAGCGTTTCGGAAGCTTATTTTCCGCTGATCGAGTTGAACCGCTTAAAAGCAATTGAGCAGGAAAATATCGAAATTCTGCAAGCGTATAAAACCATTGCGAACTCTAAATTTAAAAACGGAGTTTCGCCAATGACCGATGTTTTGCGGGTAGATATTATGCTGAAAGATGCACAAACCAACCTTGGTATTCTGAATAAAAAGGAAAAACCACTACTGGTTACGTTCAACAACCTGCTCAACAGAGACGAAAACGAAGCGGTAGTTGTTCAGGATTCGCTTACAGTTGAAGCGTTACCTGAAAATTTCAGAAGAGATTCGTTGCTGACCAATAATCCAATGCTGGATGCAATCGATTTAAAACAGCAAGCCAGCGAAAAAAGTGAACTGGTTGCACAAAAACAGGGACTTCCGAAAATGGGTGTTGGTTTAGATTATACAATCGTTGGGAAACGCACCGACATGGAAGTGGACGACAACGGCAAGAACATATTTATGCCGATGGTTTCGGTTAGTATTCCCATTTTCAGAAAAAAGTACCGGGCAGCAGAAAAAGAGGCGCAACTGATGCAGGAAAAATACTCCTTTCAAAAGGAGGAAACCATCAATTCGCTTACATCCGGTTATGAGTCTGTTTGGTTTCAAATTCAGCAGCAAAAAGATTTAATTGATTTGTATGAGGAGCAAATCCTTGAATCCAATCAAACGTTAAATCTGCTGTTTAGTGCCTACGGAAATTCGGGAAAAGACTTTGAAGAGGTACTTCGCATGCAGCAACAACTGCTTAAATACGAAAAAATGAAAGCCATGGCAGAAACACAATACCAAACCGCTTTGGCAAAACTAAATTACATCACGGCAAAAACATATTAA
- a CDS encoding tetratricopeptide repeat protein codes for MAKKNVEQADNLQELESALTKTEQFVEDNSKMISYVVGGIIIIVAAYLGFNKFYVQPKEDEAISQMFMAENYFEKDSFNLAINGDGNYLGFLDIIDDYGITKSANRAKYYTGISYLYMGQYEDALDYLNDFKTDDLLLAPVAEGAKGDAYLELGETDNALKQYKKAYAASDNELTTPVYMMKAANLLESMDELEDALALYEDIKAEYPQSTEGTNADRYIARIKTKLN; via the coding sequence ATGGCAAAGAAGAATGTAGAGCAAGCCGATAATTTACAGGAACTTGAAAGTGCGTTAACAAAAACGGAACAATTTGTTGAAGATAATTCGAAAATGATCAGCTACGTGGTTGGTGGAATTATTATAATTGTTGCCGCTTATCTTGGTTTTAACAAGTTTTATGTACAACCAAAAGAAGACGAAGCAATTTCGCAAATGTTTATGGCCGAGAACTATTTCGAAAAAGACTCGTTCAATCTGGCTATCAACGGTGATGGGAACTACTTAGGTTTCCTTGATATTATTGATGATTACGGTATTACAAAATCGGCTAACCGTGCAAAATACTACACTGGTATTTCATATTTGTATATGGGACAGTACGAAGATGCACTGGATTATTTAAATGATTTTAAAACCGACGATTTATTGCTGGCTCCGGTTGCCGAAGGTGCAAAAGGTGATGCATACCTTGAATTAGGTGAGACTGACAATGCATTAAAACAATACAAAAAAGCTTACGCAGCAAGCGATAACGAATTAACAACTCCGGTTTATATGATGAAAGCAGCTAACCTGCTTGAATCGATGGACGAGCTGGAAGATGCACTAGCCTTGTACGAAGATATTAAAGCGGAATATCCACAATCTACAGAAGGCACAAATGCCGACCGCTACATTGCACGCATCAAAACAAAATTGAATTAA
- a CDS encoding DUF721 domain-containing protein: MRRSNTQSLSEVLKQYIEENRMERKLKEVDIVEGWENLLGKTIARYTRNISIRNRILYVEITSAVVKNELFLMREEICRRINENAGEEMITRIVFK; encoded by the coding sequence ATGAGACGAAGTAATACACAATCGTTAAGCGAGGTTTTAAAACAGTATATCGAGGAAAACCGCATGGAGCGGAAATTAAAAGAAGTGGATATTGTTGAGGGCTGGGAAAACCTGCTCGGAAAAACCATTGCGCGCTACACCCGAAATATTTCCATTCGAAACCGGATTTTATATGTTGAAATAACTTCTGCAGTGGTAAAAAACGAACTGTTTTTAATGCGCGAAGAAATTTGTCGACGCATTAATGAGAATGCAGGCGAAGAGATGATAACAAGGATTGTTTTTAAATAA
- a CDS encoding efflux RND transporter permease subunit, with amino-acid sequence MLNKIIKFFLENKLVTILVLILLVSWGIITSPFGWNTGVLPKDPVPVDAIPDIGENQQIVFTQWMGRSPQDIEDQISYPLTTYLLGIPGVKSIRSSSIFGFSSIYIIFNEDVEFYWSRSRILEKLNSLPSGLLPDGVQPALGPDATALGQVYWYTIEGRDKDGNPTGGWDLHEIRTVQDFFVKYSLNAAEGVSEVASIGGFVQEYQIDVNPDALKAYNIPLHKVMQAVQKSNRDVGAKTIEINQAEYLVRGLGYIKNTEDIEKAVVAVQDNVPIRVKDIAVVSLGPSTRRGALDKDGAEVVGGVVVARYGANPLEVINNVKAKIAEIAPGLPKKTLINGVESQLTIVPFYDRSTLIHETLGTLEEALSLEILIAILVVIVMVLNLRASFLISSLLPIAVLMVFIAMRYFGVDANIVALSGIAIAIGTMVDLGIILSENIIKHIDEAPPGQKLITTVYDGAAEVSSAILTAVSTTIVSFIPVFTMQAAEGKLFGPLAFTKTFALIAALIVSLLFLPAFAHWVFGAKIKKKNIVRWLNIVIIPAGIIAIVAGYLWAGAILIAFGISGVLNQIYGEKAVNTTDDSKIVALLKKFGLLVLKHASIIISVVAVVWLLAKYWLPLGASRTIVTNFIFVGLLVGIILGAFLLLEHFYKRILTWCLEHKIAFLLIPSFLILVGITSWMGFSNLFGFVPKGFDKLGWNVRTTKVWSTLAHSFPGIGKEFMPSLNEGSFLLMPTSMPHSGMAYNQKVVGQLDMLLTNIPEVDLSVGKMGRVESALDPAPISMYENIINYKPEYMLNEKGHRVRFKVDKDDRFVLTNGEKLNNEEALQRGITREDLIPDEKGNFYRNWRDKIKSPDDIWTEIVNATKIPGVTSAPKLQPIETRLVMLQTGMRAPMGIKVYGPDLATIENFGIQLEDILKTVPSVKAQAVFADRIVGKPYLLFDIDRDKISRYGLNVEDVQQTIETAVGGMKITSTVEGRERFPVRVRYPRELRDDPESLGKILMKTPTGAQIPLSQLVHIRYQRGPQAIKSEETFLVGYVLFDKNEGFSEVTVVNDAQKVIQDKIDSGELTVPAGVTYKFSGSYENQIRAEKRLSIIVPIVLIIVFLILYFQFKSVSTSMMVFSGIAMAFSGGFLMIWLYGQGWFMDFAVFGTNIRELFQMYTINLSVAVWVGFIALFGIATDDGVLIATYLDQSFERNRPNNLQEVRAAVVEAGLRRIRPALMTVSTTMIALLPVLTSTGRGSDIMIPMAIPSFGGMAVALISIFVVPVLYSFREERKIKKQ; translated from the coding sequence ATGCTAAATAAAATCATAAAATTTTTTCTTGAAAATAAGCTGGTTACCATACTGGTTTTGATCCTCCTCGTAAGTTGGGGAATCATAACTTCACCATTTGGCTGGAACACAGGAGTTCTACCCAAAGATCCGGTGCCGGTTGACGCTATTCCTGATATTGGAGAAAACCAGCAAATTGTATTTACCCAGTGGATGGGACGATCTCCTCAGGATATTGAGGATCAGATTTCATATCCCTTAACCACTTATTTATTGGGAATTCCCGGTGTCAAATCCATTCGCAGTTCATCTATTTTCGGATTCTCCAGCATTTACATCATTTTTAACGAAGATGTAGAATTTTACTGGTCGCGATCGCGGATATTGGAAAAGTTGAATTCATTACCATCGGGACTTTTGCCTGACGGTGTTCAGCCCGCACTTGGTCCTGACGCAACAGCACTCGGACAGGTTTACTGGTACACCATCGAAGGGCGCGATAAAGACGGAAATCCGACGGGAGGCTGGGATTTGCACGAAATACGTACCGTACAGGATTTTTTCGTTAAATATTCGTTGAATGCTGCTGAAGGTGTTTCTGAAGTGGCTTCCATTGGCGGATTTGTACAGGAATACCAGATCGACGTAAATCCTGACGCGCTAAAAGCCTACAACATTCCGCTGCATAAAGTAATGCAGGCTGTTCAGAAATCGAACCGTGATGTGGGTGCTAAAACCATTGAAATAAACCAGGCAGAATACCTCGTTCGGGGATTGGGTTACATAAAAAATACGGAAGACATTGAAAAGGCCGTAGTTGCGGTTCAGGACAATGTACCCATTCGTGTAAAAGATATTGCCGTTGTTAGTCTCGGACCATCAACCCGTCGTGGTGCGCTCGATAAAGACGGTGCTGAAGTGGTTGGAGGTGTTGTGGTTGCGCGTTATGGAGCCAACCCGCTGGAAGTCATTAACAATGTAAAAGCAAAAATTGCTGAAATTGCTCCCGGTCTGCCGAAAAAGACACTGATCAACGGTGTGGAAAGCCAGCTTACAATTGTTCCGTTTTACGATCGTTCAACGTTGATCCATGAAACGCTGGGAACACTGGAAGAAGCACTGTCACTCGAAATTCTGATTGCCATTTTGGTAGTAATTGTAATGGTGCTGAACCTACGCGCCTCGTTCCTTATTTCGAGTTTGCTGCCCATTGCCGTGTTGATGGTATTTATAGCCATGCGCTACTTTGGTGTTGATGCCAACATTGTGGCACTCTCAGGAATTGCCATCGCCATCGGAACCATGGTGGATTTGGGAATTATACTCTCCGAAAACATTATAAAACACATTGATGAAGCGCCGCCCGGACAAAAACTCATCACAACGGTTTACGACGGTGCTGCCGAGGTTAGTTCAGCCATTTTAACCGCCGTTTCAACAACCATTGTAAGTTTTATACCGGTATTTACCATGCAGGCTGCCGAAGGAAAATTGTTCGGCCCGCTGGCGTTTACCAAAACTTTTGCCTTGATTGCTGCGCTCATCGTGTCGTTGCTGTTTTTACCAGCCTTTGCACACTGGGTGTTTGGAGCCAAAATCAAAAAGAAAAACATTGTACGCTGGCTGAACATCGTCATTATTCCGGCTGGAATTATTGCAATTGTTGCCGGGTATTTATGGGCCGGAGCCATTCTAATCGCCTTTGGTATTTCAGGGGTACTCAACCAGATTTACGGTGAAAAAGCGGTGAATACAACAGATGATTCTAAAATCGTCGCTTTATTGAAAAAATTTGGTCTGCTTGTATTAAAACACGCCAGCATTATTATTTCGGTAGTTGCGGTTGTTTGGCTGCTGGCCAAATACTGGCTGCCGCTCGGCGCTTCAAGAACAATCGTTACCAACTTCATTTTTGTTGGTTTGCTGGTCGGAATTATTTTGGGAGCTTTTTTGCTTCTCGAGCATTTCTACAAACGCATACTAACCTGGTGCCTGGAGCATAAAATCGCATTTTTACTCATTCCGTCGTTCCTTATCCTTGTAGGAATCACTTCGTGGATGGGATTCAGCAACCTGTTTGGCTTTGTTCCTAAAGGATTTGACAAGCTCGGTTGGAATGTTCGCACAACCAAAGTTTGGTCGACGCTGGCACATTCATTCCCGGGAATTGGTAAAGAATTTATGCCATCGCTGAATGAAGGAAGTTTTCTGTTAATGCCAACGTCAATGCCCCACTCGGGTATGGCGTATAACCAAAAAGTGGTTGGTCAGCTTGATATGTTGCTTACCAATATTCCCGAAGTTGATTTATCGGTTGGAAAAATGGGCCGTGTTGAATCGGCACTCGACCCGGCACCGATTTCGATGTACGAAAACATAATCAACTACAAACCGGAATACATGCTGAATGAAAAAGGTCACCGTGTACGGTTTAAAGTTGATAAGGACGATCGTTTTGTATTGACAAATGGCGAGAAACTCAACAACGAAGAAGCTTTGCAACGAGGAATTACCCGGGAAGATTTGATTCCTGATGAAAAGGGGAATTTCTACCGCAACTGGCGCGACAAAATAAAATCGCCCGACGATATCTGGACAGAAATTGTAAATGCAACAAAAATTCCGGGAGTAACTTCGGCACCAAAACTTCAGCCGATTGAAACCCGGCTGGTGATGTTACAAACCGGAATGCGCGCCCCGATGGGAATTAAAGTTTACGGCCCGGATTTAGCAACCATCGAAAACTTCGGGATTCAACTCGAAGATATCCTGAAAACGGTTCCATCGGTAAAAGCACAGGCTGTTTTTGCAGACAGGATCGTAGGAAAGCCTTACTTGTTATTCGACATTGACCGGGATAAAATCTCGCGCTACGGTTTGAACGTAGAGGATGTTCAGCAAACCATTGAAACGGCTGTTGGCGGAATGAAAATCACTTCAACCGTTGAAGGACGCGAACGTTTTCCGGTGAGAGTTCGTTACCCGCGCGAATTGCGTGACGATCCGGAATCACTGGGAAAAATATTGATGAAAACACCAACCGGAGCGCAAATTCCGCTGAGCCAACTGGTACATATCAGATACCAACGCGGTCCGCAAGCGATTAAAAGCGAGGAAACATTCCTGGTTGGTTATGTGCTATTCGATAAAAACGAAGGATTCTCGGAAGTTACCGTGGTAAACGATGCGCAGAAAGTAATTCAGGACAAAATTGATTCGGGAGAATTGACGGTTCCGGCCGGAGTTACCTACAAATTTTCAGGAAGTTATGAAAACCAGATCCGTGCCGAAAAACGGCTATCGATCATTGTACCGATTGTACTGATCATCGTATTTCTGATTTTGTATTTCCAGTTTAAATCAGTGTCAACATCCATGATGGTTTTCTCCGGTATTGCTATGGCGTTCAGCGGTGGATTCCTGATGATCTGGCTGTACGGACAAGGCTGGTTTATGGACTTTGCAGTATTTGGCACCAACATCCGCGAGTTGTTTCAGATGTACACCATCAACCTCAGTGTGGCGGTGTGGGTCGGATTTATTGCGCTGTTTGGTATTGCTACCGACGACGGTGTATTGATTGCCACTTACCTCGATCAGAGTTTCGAGCGCAACCGTCCGAACAATCTGCAGGAAGTACGAGCTGCTGTGGTTGAAGCCGGATTGCGAAGGATTCGTCCGGCATTAATGACTGTAAGTACGACCATGATCGCATTGCTGCCGGTACTTACTTCTACCGGACGTGGTTCGGACATTATGATCCCGATGGCGATCCCGTCGTTTGGCGGAATGGCCGTGGCACTTATCAGCATTTTTGTTGTGCCGGTATTGTACAGCTTCAGGGAAGAACGAAAAATTAAAAAGCAATAA
- the ribH gene encoding 6,7-dimethyl-8-ribityllumazine synthase, translating to MATKDLSAYDINSVPSAENMRFGVVVAEWNWEITSALGNGVVETLKKHGATDENISVKYVPGTFELPLGGQYFAELDNVDAVILLGCVIQGDTRHFDYICEGVTQGTKDLNLKYNKPFIFGVLTTNDEQQALDRAGGKLGNKGDEAAITAIKMVALQQSFK from the coding sequence ATGGCAACAAAAGATTTATCAGCATACGATATTAATTCGGTACCATCAGCAGAAAACATGCGTTTTGGTGTGGTGGTGGCAGAATGGAACTGGGAAATTACATCGGCACTGGGAAACGGTGTTGTTGAAACTTTAAAAAAGCATGGAGCTACTGACGAAAATATTTCAGTAAAATATGTTCCCGGAACTTTTGAGCTTCCTTTGGGCGGACAATATTTTGCAGAGTTAGATAACGTTGACGCTGTAATTCTGCTGGGTTGCGTTATTCAGGGCGACACCCGTCACTTCGATTATATTTGCGAGGGTGTAACTCAGGGCACAAAAGATTTGAACCTGAAATACAACAAACCGTTTATTTTTGGTGTTCTTACTACAAACGACGAACAACAGGCGCTTGATCGTGCAGGAGGTAAACTGGGTAACAAAGGCGACGAAGCTGCCATAACTGCCATTAAAATGGTGGCGCTGCAACAGTCATTTAAGTAA
- a CDS encoding AraC family transcriptional regulator produces the protein MKQVLHIKNMVCNRCIKVVKEELKKLDIEIETIELGKVGITEELDKDQTEEVRSVLHDNGFELMNDKKSQLIDRIKTIIIEKTHYSNDEKEPVNFSDVIAGDLGHDYSYLSKLFSSVEGITIEKYIINQKIEKVKELLVYGELTLNEISYQMGYSSVQHLSNQFKKVTGLTPSHFKKLKEHKRKPLDEV, from the coding sequence ATGAAACAAGTTCTGCACATAAAAAATATGGTTTGTAACCGCTGTATTAAAGTGGTGAAAGAAGAACTTAAAAAGCTTGATATTGAGATTGAAACGATCGAACTGGGGAAAGTTGGTATCACTGAAGAATTGGATAAAGACCAAACAGAAGAAGTGCGTTCTGTTTTGCACGACAATGGTTTTGAGTTGATGAATGATAAAAAAAGTCAGCTGATCGACCGTATAAAAACCATTATCATTGAAAAAACGCATTACTCAAACGATGAAAAAGAGCCCGTTAATTTCTCAGATGTCATTGCCGGAGATCTTGGTCACGATTACTCTTATTTAAGTAAGTTATTTTCGTCGGTGGAAGGAATAACCATCGAAAAATACATCATCAACCAAAAAATAGAGAAAGTTAAAGAGCTGCTTGTTTACGGCGAACTTACCTTGAATGAAATATCCTACCAAATGGGCTACAGCAGTGTACAACACTTGTCGAACCAGTTTAAAAAAGTTACCGGGTTAACGCCTTCGCACTTTAAAAAACTGAAAGAACACAAGCGTAAACCGCTTGACGAGGTTTAG
- a CDS encoding permease — MQLGQYILKFLGDFATILGEMAPYLLLGFFFAGLLYAFIPREKIDKYFNGSPFRSSVFSSLLGIPLPLCSCGVIPTGAALYKNGASKGGTVSFLISTPQTGVDSILATFSLMGLPFAIIRPIAALITGISGGLITSVITKNEPAQQHVADTVAKPKSLVQKTKDVFRYGFVEFIQDISKWLVIGLVLAAIISALIPNDFFELLNLSPILQMLLILVVSIPLYICATGSIPLAAILILKGVSPGAAFVLLMAGPATNAATITMIGKVLGKKSLFTYLGTIIIGALGSGLIIDYLLPVQWFTEITQQHLGHDHGTHLNWWQIASGVLLLGLIINGYIQRYRTPKEQSETQLNNNTMQLKTIKVEGMTCNHCKANVETNLQKLAFVDSAVVNLTEKTVTLEGDNIDLDKVKETVESIGYKAV; from the coding sequence ATGCAATTAGGACAATACATACTTAAGTTTTTAGGCGATTTCGCTACCATTTTAGGTGAAATGGCCCCCTATCTTTTATTGGGATTTTTCTTTGCCGGACTATTGTATGCGTTTATTCCACGCGAAAAAATAGACAAGTATTTTAATGGTTCGCCATTTCGCTCGTCGGTTTTTTCATCATTATTGGGAATTCCGCTGCCCTTGTGTTCGTGTGGGGTAATCCCCACCGGAGCAGCTTTATATAAAAACGGGGCATCAAAAGGTGGAACTGTTTCGTTCCTGATTTCTACGCCGCAAACCGGTGTCGATTCTATTTTGGCAACCTTTTCGCTTATGGGATTACCATTTGCCATAATCCGTCCGATTGCTGCGTTAATTACCGGAATTTCAGGTGGTTTAATTACAAGTGTAATTACAAAAAATGAGCCTGCGCAACAGCATGTTGCAGATACAGTTGCAAAGCCAAAATCACTGGTGCAGAAAACTAAGGATGTTTTTCGTTACGGTTTTGTAGAGTTCATCCAGGATATCTCAAAATGGCTTGTTATTGGGCTGGTTTTAGCCGCCATAATTTCGGCTTTGATTCCAAACGATTTTTTTGAACTTTTAAACCTGTCGCCAATATTGCAAATGCTCTTAATTTTGGTGGTTTCGATTCCGTTGTATATTTGCGCAACCGGATCTATTCCGCTGGCCGCCATCCTTATTTTGAAAGGAGTAAGTCCCGGAGCAGCTTTTGTATTGCTTATGGCCGGACCTGCAACCAACGCAGCAACAATTACCATGATCGGTAAAGTTCTGGGCAAAAAAAGCCTCTTTACCTATCTCGGAACAATTATTATTGGCGCATTGGGATCGGGACTGATCATTGACTATCTGCTTCCGGTACAATGGTTTACAGAAATTACCCAACAACATTTGGGACACGATCACGGAACTCATCTGAATTGGTGGCAAATTGCATCAGGAGTTTTACTTCTGGGATTGATTATAAATGGCTACATTCAGCGATATCGTACTCCAAAAGAACAATCTGAAACACAATTAAATAACAATACAATGCAATTAAAAACAATTAAAGTTGAAGGAATGACTTGCAACCATTGCAAGGCGAACGTAGAAACCAACCTGCAAAAACTGGCGTTTGTAGATAGCGCAGTGGTAAATCTGACCGAAAAAACGGTTACTTTAGAGGGTGATAATATTGATCTGGACAAAGTAAAAGAAACTGTTGAATCGATTGGCTATAAAGCAGTGTAA